The Cinclus cinclus chromosome 18, bCinCin1.1, whole genome shotgun sequence genome has a segment encoding these proteins:
- the ZNF335 gene encoding zinc finger protein 335 isoform X3, translating into MEENAVESSSDATPQAAPEEPTESGLGVGSSDAVSADSSDAAAEPGLLSRADDSCVGQSSDSSGVSLEVVSESSSSTDAIPRIYLPDSSSVAQSTLVSSVSTVSQSIMVSESPQVLVHSSVVTDGATVVSDSTASTSSDLGSAIDKIIESTIGPDIIQSCIAVTSAEAGRAETTQYLILQGPDDGAPMVSQVATSALANSLAIEAIADGPTSTCLDQPGPSEPSRQLEVLKLPVQPDRAQEADGGEEVDQPDLETLEEMMEVVVVQQFKCKMCQYKSVSKKTLINHMKERHFQPVGSALALKKGRLRKVGAAPKTENEEAQEEEDDDIMDAGAIDDPEEDSDYNPAEDEPRGRLPKYGRSVPTSSEERPRRRPGRPRKLLHLENMSQDMMEGGEVEPLVTSQSTPSQEPQNSEAASSSGLENGTGENLAEPGISQSDSENKDPSSKSGAEDADAIPRRRGRPSRRFLGKKYRKYMGRRYYYKSPKPLMRPYLCRICGSRFLTHDDLRFHVNSHEANDPQLFKCLQCSYRSRRWSSLKEHMFNHVGSKPYKCEECNYTSVYKKDVIRHSTVHSRDRKKRADPPPKLNSFPCPVCNRVYPMQKRLTQHMKTHSTEKPHMCDKCGKSFKKRYTFKMHLLTHIQAIANRRFKCEFCDYVCEDKKVLLNHQLSHMNDKPYKCSVCKYSTFREDFLVSHMAVKHTGGKPFACEFCHFTTKHKKNLRLHVQCRHADSFEEWAQRHPEEPPCRRRPFFTLQQIEELKQQHSQVQAPAEPEASPPVSAMSGPSSSWCSLPTVLSALSLVQAPLGPITCHTVQAVAGTEPSVLSQGSLEGATIIYEQDVAGSAELATQTALDLLLNMSTQRELATSSLQVGTVKVAVVKPDDPGEAPGPCELQAREEAAKVASKEQQQKLVMLHMAEPGQTLVQETYGEASLSGSELQQITIPFSGTAEYSIIAPISEEIQAPATMYSSEEESSVETSHTVVVSGAVMTEEALEDHSNHYIMSSGVPGNQVQSMEPLSRDAAFSSPAEGQEAQPTDIKWPLVQCVTRQFQKDSSLSPASEGQEVSSPKVKWPALQGMTRKLTCKITAGKKLSCKISMAKKFSCKICTAMFTGRAEMESHKRAHIGPSTFKCPDCPFTATLWPEVRNHMVQHANLRPHKCPHCSFASKNKKDLRRHMLTHTNEKPFACQVCGQRFNRNGHLKFHTQRLHSSEAKRPGPAAAQQTIILNSDEDTLATLHTALQAGQAVLAPERLQQALGQEHILVAQEQSVTSQEEAAYIQEITTADGQTVQHLVTADNQVQYIIAQEGVPHLLPQEYVVVPEGHHIQVQDGQITHIQYEQGGQFLPESQIQYMPVSPEQQLVTQAQLEAAAHSAVSAVADAAMAQAQGVFTAKEAAEQIQQLQPGIHYDVITLSD; encoded by the exons ATGGAGGAAAATGCGGTGGAGAGCAGCAGCGACGCGACCCCACAGGCAGCGCCGGAGGAGCCCACCGAGAGCGGGCTAGGCGTCGGGAGCTCGGACGCCGTGTCGGCGGACAGCAGCGATGCCGCCGCGGAGCCCGGGCTGCTCTCCCGGGCCGATGACTCCTGCGTGGGGCAGAGCTCCGACAGCAGCGGGGTCTCCTTG GAAGTGGTCtcagagagcagctccagcacagatgCTATTCCAAGGATTTACCTGCCAGACTCCTCTTCTGTTGCCCAATCCACCTTGGTCTCCAGTGTTTCCACTGTGAGCCAGTCCATCATGGTGTCAGAGTCCCCACAAGTTCTGGTCCACTCCAGTGTCGTCACTGATGGAGCCACAGTTGTGTCAGACTCGACTGCATCCACTTCCTCAGACCTGGGTTCTGCCATTGACAAAATCATTGAATCCACAATCGGGCCTGACATTATTCAGA GCTGCATCGCTGTGACCAGCGCAGAGGCTGGAAGGGCAGAGACCACGCAGTACCTCATTCTGCAAGGCCCTGATGATG GTGCCCCCATGGTGTCCCAGGTGGCCACTTCTGCTCTAGCCAATAGCTTGGCAATAGAAGCTATTGCTGATGGACCTACCTCCACGTGCCTTGACCAGCCTGGCCCTTCAGAGCCTTCCAGGCAGTTGGAAGTGCTGAAGCTGCCTGTACAGCCAGACCGAGCCCAAGAGGCAGATGGTGGGGAGGAGGTGGACCAGCCAGACTTGGAGACCCTGGAAGAGATGATGGAAGTGGTGGTGGTGCAGCAGTTCAAGTGCAAAATGTGTCAGTACAAGAGTGTCTCTAAGAAAACACTGATAAACCACATGAAAGAGCGTCACTTCCAGCCAG TGGGTTCAGCTCTGGCTCTGAAGAAAGGACGACTACGGAAGGTGGGAGCTGCTCCAAAAACAGAGAATGAAGAGGcccaagaagaagaagatgatgaTATAATGGATGCTGGTGCTATTGATGATCCTGAAG AGGACAGTGACTACAACCCAGCTGAGGACGAGCCCCGGGGGCGACTGCCCAAGTATGGCCGCAGTGTCCCCACGTCCAGTGAGGAGAGGCCACGTCGACGCCCAGGGAGACCCCGCAAGCTGCTTCATCTGGAGAATATGTCTCAGGACATGATGGAAG GAGGAGAGGTGGAGCCCTTGGTGACATCCCAAAGTACACCAAGCCAGGAGCCACAGAACTCGGAAGCAGCCAGTTCCTCTGGCCTGGAGAATGGGACTGGTGAGAACCTGGCAGAGCCCGGTATCAGCCAGTCCGACTCCGAGAACAAGGACCCTTCCTCCAAGAGCGGTGCTGAGGATGCAGACGCCATCCCCCGGCGGCGCGGGCGGCCCTCCCGCCGCTTTCTGGGCAAGAAATACCGCAAGTACATGGGGCGCAG GTACTACTACAAGTCCCCCAAGCCCCTGATGCGGCCCTACCTGTGTCGGATCTGTGGCTCACGGTTCCTCACGCACGATGACCTGCGCTTCCACGTCAACTCACACGAGGCCAATGACCCGCAGCTCTTCAAGTGTCTTCAGTGCAGCTACCGTTCCCGGCGCTGGTCCTCCCTCAAG GAGCACATGTTCAACCATGTGGGCAGCAAGCCCTACAAGTGCGAGGAGTGCAATTACACCAGCGTGTACAAGAAGGATGTCATTCGACACTCCACAGTGCACAGCCGGGACAG gaagaaaagagcTGATCCG CCACCAAAGCTGAACTCCTTCCCATGTCCTGTCTGCAACCGTGTCTACCCCATGCAGAAGAGGCTTACGCAGCACATGAAGACACACAGTACAGAGAAACCACATATGTGTGACAAG TGCGGAAAGTCCTTTAAGAAGCGTTACACCTTCAAGATGCACCTGCTGACGCACATCCAGGCCATTGCCAACCGCAG GTTCAAGTGTGAGTTCTGTGACTATGTCTGTGAGGACAAGAAGGTCTTGCTGAACCACCAACTGTCACACATGAATGATAAGCCATACAAGTGCAGCGTCTGCAAGTACTCCACCTTCCGGGAGGACTTCCTGGTCTCACACATGGCAGTCAAGCATACGG GAGGGAAGCCGTTCGCTTGTGAGTTCTGTCACTTCACCACCAAGCACAAGAAGAACCTGCGCCTGCACGTGCAGTGCCGCCATGCCGACTCCTTCGAGGAGTGGGCACAGAGGCACCCCGAGGAGCCGccctgccgccgccgcccctTCTTCACCCTGCAGCAGATCGAGGAGCTCAAGCAGCAACACAGCCAGGTGCAGGCACCAGCTGAGCCAGAGGCCAGCCCACCAGTGAGTGCCATGTCTggccccagctcctcctggtgCTCGCTGCCCACTGTGCTGTCAGCTCTGTCTCTCGTGCAGGCACCCCTTGGCCCCATCACCTGCCACACGGTCCAGGCTGTTGCAGGTACAGAGCCCTCTGTTCTCTCACAAGGTTCCCTGGAAGGAGCCACCATCATCTATGAACAAG ATGTGGCTGGATCAGCAGAGCTGGCCACGCAGACCGCCCTGGATCTTCTGCTGAACATGAGCACCCAGCGGGAGCTGGCCACCAGCTCACTGCAGGTGGGCACAGTCAAG GTGGCAGTGGTGAAGCCGGATGATCCAGGAGAAGCACCAGGCCCCTGTGAGCTGCAGGCACGGGAGGAGGCGGCAAAGGTGGCTTCtaaggagcagcagcaaaagctggTGATGCTGCACATGGCAGAGCCTGGACAGACACTTGTGCAGGAGACATATGGGGAAGCGAGCCTGAGTGGCTCGGAGCTGCAGCAGATCACCATCCCCTTCAGTGGAACAGCAGAGTACAGCATCATTGCACCCATCAGCGAGGAGATCCAGGCTCCTGCCACGATGTACAG CAGTGAGGAGGAGAGTTCTGTGGAGACCTCCCACACAGTTGTGGTGAGCGGAGCTGTGATGACAGAGGAGGCACTGGAGGACCATAGCAATCACTACATCATGTCATCTGGTGTCCCAGGGAACCAGGTCCAGAGCATGGAG CCCCTCAGCAGGGATGCTGCCTTTTCCTCACCTGCGGAGGGCCAGGAGGCACAGCCCACCGATATCAAGTGGCCCCTGGTGCAGTGTGTCACCAGGCAGTTCCAGAAGGACTCGTCTTTATCCCCAGCGTCTGAGGGGCAGGAAGTCTCATCCCCAAAGGTCAAGTGGCCTGCACTTCAAGGCATGACCAGGAAGCTCACATGCAAGATTACCGCAGGCAAGAAGCTCTCATGCAAGATTTCTATGGCCAAAAAGTTTTCATGTAAGATTTGCACAGCCATGTTCACAGGGAGAGCGGAGATGGAGAGTCACAAGAGAGCCCACATTGGGCCCAGCACCTTCAAGTGTCCCGACTGTCCCTTCACTGCCACACTGTGGCCAGAGGTCCGG AATCACATGGTTCAACATGCCAACCTCCGGCCACACAAGTGCCCCCACTGCAGCTTTGCCTCCAAGAACAAGAAGGACCTGCGCAGGCACATGCTGACCCACACCAATGAGAAGCCCTTCGCCTGCCAGGTCTGTGGGCAGAG GTTCAACCGTAATGGGCACCTCAAGTTCCACACGCAGCGTTTGCACAGCTCAGAGGCCAAAAGGCCAGGgccagctgctgcccagcagaCCATCATCCTGAACAGCGATGAGGACACCCTGGCCACCCTACACA ctgctctgcaggctggccaggctgtgctggctcccGAGCGgctgcagcaggctctggggcaggagcaCATCCTTGTTGCTCAGGAGCAGAGTGTTACCAGCCAG gaggaggcagcctACATCCAGGAGATCACAACTGCTGATGGACAGACAGTACAGCACTTAGTGACCGCTGACAACCAG GTTCAGTACATTATTGCCCAGGAGGGTGTCCCGCACTTGCTTCCCCAAGAGTATGTTGTTGTCCCAGAAGGACATCACATCCAG GTACAGGATGGTCAGATCACCCACATCCAGTACGAGCAGGGTGGCCAGTTCCTCCCAGAGTCACAG ATCCAGTATATGCCTGTGTCACCTGAACAGCAGCTTGTCacccaggcacagctggaagcagcagcacactCGGCTGTCTCAG cGGTGGCGGATGCGGCGATGGCCCAGGCACAGGGCGTCTTCACTGCCAAGGAAGCAGCCGAGCAgatccagcagctgcagccggGCATCCACTACGATGTCATCACGCTGTCAGACTAG
- the ZNF335 gene encoding zinc finger protein 335 isoform X5, whose amino-acid sequence MEENAVESSSDATPQAAPEEPTESGLGVGSSDAVSADSSDAAAEPGLLSRADDSCVGQSSDSSGVSLEVVSESSSSTDAIPRIYLPDSSSVAQSTLVSSVSTVSQSIMVSESPQVLVHSSVVTDGATVVSDSTASTSSDLGSAIDKIIESTIGPDIIQSCIAVTSAEAGRAETTQYLILQGPDDGAPMVSQVATSALANSLAIEAIADGPTSTCLDQPGPSEPSRQLEVLKLPVQPDRAQEADGGEEVDQPDLETLEEMMEVVVVQQFKCKMCQYKSVSKKTLINHMKERHFQPAVGSALALKKGRLRKVGAAPKTENEEAQEEEDDDIMDAGAIDDPEEDSDYNPAEDEPRGRLPKYGRSVPTSSEERPRRRPGRPRKLLHLENMSQDMMEGGEVEPLVTSQSTPSQEPQNSEAASSSGLENGTGENLAEPGISQSDSENKDPSSKSGAEDADAIPRRRGRPSRRFLGKKYRKYYYKSPKPLMRPYLCRICGSRFLTHDDLRFHVNSHEANDPQLFKCLQCSYRSRRWSSLKEHMFNHVGSKPYKCEECNYTSVYKKDVIRHSTVHSRDRKKRADPPPKLNSFPCPVCNRVYPMQKRLTQHMKTHSTEKPHMCDKCGKSFKKRYTFKMHLLTHIQAIANRRFKCEFCDYVCEDKKVLLNHQLSHMNDKPYKCSVCKYSTFREDFLVSHMAVKHTGGKPFACEFCHFTTKHKKNLRLHVQCRHADSFEEWAQRHPEEPPCRRRPFFTLQQIEELKQQHSQVQAPAEPEASPPVSAMSGPSSSWCSLPTVLSALSLVQAPLGPITCHTVQAVAGTEPSVLSQGSLEGATIIYEQDVAGSAELATQTALDLLLNMSTQRELATSSLQVGTVKVAVVKPDDPGEAPGPCELQAREEAAKVASKEQQQKLVMLHMAEPGQTLVQETYGEASLSGSELQQITIPFSGTAEYSIIAPISEEIQAPATMYSSEEESSVETSHTVVVSGAVMTEEALEDHSNHYIMSSGVPGNQVQSMEPLSRDAAFSSPAEGQEAQPTDIKWPLVQCVTRQFQKDSSLSPASEGQEVSSPKVKWPALQGMTRKLTCKITAGKKLSCKISMAKKFSCKICTAMFTGRAEMESHKRAHIGPSTFKCPDCPFTATLWPEVRNHMVQHANLRPHKCPHCSFASKNKKDLRRHMLTHTNEKPFACQVCGQRFNRNGHLKFHTQRLHSSEAKRPGPAAAQQTIILNSDEDTLATLHTALQAGQAVLAPERLQQALGQEHILVAQEQSVTSQEEAAYIQEITTADGQTVQHLVTADNQVQYIIAQEGVPHLLPQEYVVVPEGHHIQVQDGQITHIQYEQGGQFLPESQIQYMPVSPEQQLVTQAQLEAAAHSAVSAVADAAMAQAQGVFTAKEAAEQIQQLQPGIHYDVITLSD is encoded by the exons ATGGAGGAAAATGCGGTGGAGAGCAGCAGCGACGCGACCCCACAGGCAGCGCCGGAGGAGCCCACCGAGAGCGGGCTAGGCGTCGGGAGCTCGGACGCCGTGTCGGCGGACAGCAGCGATGCCGCCGCGGAGCCCGGGCTGCTCTCCCGGGCCGATGACTCCTGCGTGGGGCAGAGCTCCGACAGCAGCGGGGTCTCCTTG GAAGTGGTCtcagagagcagctccagcacagatgCTATTCCAAGGATTTACCTGCCAGACTCCTCTTCTGTTGCCCAATCCACCTTGGTCTCCAGTGTTTCCACTGTGAGCCAGTCCATCATGGTGTCAGAGTCCCCACAAGTTCTGGTCCACTCCAGTGTCGTCACTGATGGAGCCACAGTTGTGTCAGACTCGACTGCATCCACTTCCTCAGACCTGGGTTCTGCCATTGACAAAATCATTGAATCCACAATCGGGCCTGACATTATTCAGA GCTGCATCGCTGTGACCAGCGCAGAGGCTGGAAGGGCAGAGACCACGCAGTACCTCATTCTGCAAGGCCCTGATGATG GTGCCCCCATGGTGTCCCAGGTGGCCACTTCTGCTCTAGCCAATAGCTTGGCAATAGAAGCTATTGCTGATGGACCTACCTCCACGTGCCTTGACCAGCCTGGCCCTTCAGAGCCTTCCAGGCAGTTGGAAGTGCTGAAGCTGCCTGTACAGCCAGACCGAGCCCAAGAGGCAGATGGTGGGGAGGAGGTGGACCAGCCAGACTTGGAGACCCTGGAAGAGATGATGGAAGTGGTGGTGGTGCAGCAGTTCAAGTGCAAAATGTGTCAGTACAAGAGTGTCTCTAAGAAAACACTGATAAACCACATGAAAGAGCGTCACTTCCAGCCAG CAGTGGGTTCAGCTCTGGCTCTGAAGAAAGGACGACTACGGAAGGTGGGAGCTGCTCCAAAAACAGAGAATGAAGAGGcccaagaagaagaagatgatgaTATAATGGATGCTGGTGCTATTGATGATCCTGAAG AGGACAGTGACTACAACCCAGCTGAGGACGAGCCCCGGGGGCGACTGCCCAAGTATGGCCGCAGTGTCCCCACGTCCAGTGAGGAGAGGCCACGTCGACGCCCAGGGAGACCCCGCAAGCTGCTTCATCTGGAGAATATGTCTCAGGACATGATGGAAG GAGGAGAGGTGGAGCCCTTGGTGACATCCCAAAGTACACCAAGCCAGGAGCCACAGAACTCGGAAGCAGCCAGTTCCTCTGGCCTGGAGAATGGGACTGGTGAGAACCTGGCAGAGCCCGGTATCAGCCAGTCCGACTCCGAGAACAAGGACCCTTCCTCCAAGAGCGGTGCTGAGGATGCAGACGCCATCCCCCGGCGGCGCGGGCGGCCCTCCCGCCGCTTTCTGGGCAAGAAATACCGCAA GTACTACTACAAGTCCCCCAAGCCCCTGATGCGGCCCTACCTGTGTCGGATCTGTGGCTCACGGTTCCTCACGCACGATGACCTGCGCTTCCACGTCAACTCACACGAGGCCAATGACCCGCAGCTCTTCAAGTGTCTTCAGTGCAGCTACCGTTCCCGGCGCTGGTCCTCCCTCAAG GAGCACATGTTCAACCATGTGGGCAGCAAGCCCTACAAGTGCGAGGAGTGCAATTACACCAGCGTGTACAAGAAGGATGTCATTCGACACTCCACAGTGCACAGCCGGGACAG gaagaaaagagcTGATCCG CCACCAAAGCTGAACTCCTTCCCATGTCCTGTCTGCAACCGTGTCTACCCCATGCAGAAGAGGCTTACGCAGCACATGAAGACACACAGTACAGAGAAACCACATATGTGTGACAAG TGCGGAAAGTCCTTTAAGAAGCGTTACACCTTCAAGATGCACCTGCTGACGCACATCCAGGCCATTGCCAACCGCAG GTTCAAGTGTGAGTTCTGTGACTATGTCTGTGAGGACAAGAAGGTCTTGCTGAACCACCAACTGTCACACATGAATGATAAGCCATACAAGTGCAGCGTCTGCAAGTACTCCACCTTCCGGGAGGACTTCCTGGTCTCACACATGGCAGTCAAGCATACGG GAGGGAAGCCGTTCGCTTGTGAGTTCTGTCACTTCACCACCAAGCACAAGAAGAACCTGCGCCTGCACGTGCAGTGCCGCCATGCCGACTCCTTCGAGGAGTGGGCACAGAGGCACCCCGAGGAGCCGccctgccgccgccgcccctTCTTCACCCTGCAGCAGATCGAGGAGCTCAAGCAGCAACACAGCCAGGTGCAGGCACCAGCTGAGCCAGAGGCCAGCCCACCAGTGAGTGCCATGTCTggccccagctcctcctggtgCTCGCTGCCCACTGTGCTGTCAGCTCTGTCTCTCGTGCAGGCACCCCTTGGCCCCATCACCTGCCACACGGTCCAGGCTGTTGCAGGTACAGAGCCCTCTGTTCTCTCACAAGGTTCCCTGGAAGGAGCCACCATCATCTATGAACAAG ATGTGGCTGGATCAGCAGAGCTGGCCACGCAGACCGCCCTGGATCTTCTGCTGAACATGAGCACCCAGCGGGAGCTGGCCACCAGCTCACTGCAGGTGGGCACAGTCAAG GTGGCAGTGGTGAAGCCGGATGATCCAGGAGAAGCACCAGGCCCCTGTGAGCTGCAGGCACGGGAGGAGGCGGCAAAGGTGGCTTCtaaggagcagcagcaaaagctggTGATGCTGCACATGGCAGAGCCTGGACAGACACTTGTGCAGGAGACATATGGGGAAGCGAGCCTGAGTGGCTCGGAGCTGCAGCAGATCACCATCCCCTTCAGTGGAACAGCAGAGTACAGCATCATTGCACCCATCAGCGAGGAGATCCAGGCTCCTGCCACGATGTACAG CAGTGAGGAGGAGAGTTCTGTGGAGACCTCCCACACAGTTGTGGTGAGCGGAGCTGTGATGACAGAGGAGGCACTGGAGGACCATAGCAATCACTACATCATGTCATCTGGTGTCCCAGGGAACCAGGTCCAGAGCATGGAG CCCCTCAGCAGGGATGCTGCCTTTTCCTCACCTGCGGAGGGCCAGGAGGCACAGCCCACCGATATCAAGTGGCCCCTGGTGCAGTGTGTCACCAGGCAGTTCCAGAAGGACTCGTCTTTATCCCCAGCGTCTGAGGGGCAGGAAGTCTCATCCCCAAAGGTCAAGTGGCCTGCACTTCAAGGCATGACCAGGAAGCTCACATGCAAGATTACCGCAGGCAAGAAGCTCTCATGCAAGATTTCTATGGCCAAAAAGTTTTCATGTAAGATTTGCACAGCCATGTTCACAGGGAGAGCGGAGATGGAGAGTCACAAGAGAGCCCACATTGGGCCCAGCACCTTCAAGTGTCCCGACTGTCCCTTCACTGCCACACTGTGGCCAGAGGTCCGG AATCACATGGTTCAACATGCCAACCTCCGGCCACACAAGTGCCCCCACTGCAGCTTTGCCTCCAAGAACAAGAAGGACCTGCGCAGGCACATGCTGACCCACACCAATGAGAAGCCCTTCGCCTGCCAGGTCTGTGGGCAGAG GTTCAACCGTAATGGGCACCTCAAGTTCCACACGCAGCGTTTGCACAGCTCAGAGGCCAAAAGGCCAGGgccagctgctgcccagcagaCCATCATCCTGAACAGCGATGAGGACACCCTGGCCACCCTACACA ctgctctgcaggctggccaggctgtgctggctcccGAGCGgctgcagcaggctctggggcaggagcaCATCCTTGTTGCTCAGGAGCAGAGTGTTACCAGCCAG gaggaggcagcctACATCCAGGAGATCACAACTGCTGATGGACAGACAGTACAGCACTTAGTGACCGCTGACAACCAG GTTCAGTACATTATTGCCCAGGAGGGTGTCCCGCACTTGCTTCCCCAAGAGTATGTTGTTGTCCCAGAAGGACATCACATCCAG GTACAGGATGGTCAGATCACCCACATCCAGTACGAGCAGGGTGGCCAGTTCCTCCCAGAGTCACAG ATCCAGTATATGCCTGTGTCACCTGAACAGCAGCTTGTCacccaggcacagctggaagcagcagcacactCGGCTGTCTCAG cGGTGGCGGATGCGGCGATGGCCCAGGCACAGGGCGTCTTCACTGCCAAGGAAGCAGCCGAGCAgatccagcagctgcagccggGCATCCACTACGATGTCATCACGCTGTCAGACTAG